The following coding sequences lie in one Arachis ipaensis cultivar K30076 chromosome B05, Araip1.1, whole genome shotgun sequence genomic window:
- the LOC107641902 gene encoding uncharacterized protein LOC107641902 yields the protein MVGRDGDRRRGHGRGRGRKGRPRLSTGRPLDLHADPYTLVGSSSGTTVSTSGRPPPIATTTPSRQEPQIHMMPTPGAPRSSAQQANEHPNTASHGAQSDPAIVAPSRAGSCGEKQTTSTGTQDTQGPGTSTATGHSATSAPKLRYDGAKCWHPPKPGLKRISQVFKENYNKSWLSFDEADDDTRKIWWTEWRKCFDILDTEEDDIYQAWRFRAAKRL from the exons ATGGTTGGTAGAGACGGAGATCGCCGTCGTGGTCATGGCCGTGGCCGAG GCCGAAAGGGGAGGCCTAGGCTTTCTACCGGTCGCCCGCTTGACTTACATGCAGATCCATACACTCTCGTTGGGTCATCATCAGGCACGACTGTTTCGACTAGTGGGAGACCGCCACCTATTGCTACTACTACCCCCTCTCGTCAGGAGCCTCAGATACACATGATGCCTACTCCGGGTGCACCAAGATCATCCGCTCAACAAGCCAATGAGCATCCCAACACTGCCTCACATGGTGCGCAGAGTGATCCAGCTATCGTAGCTCCCAGTCGAGCAGGATCTTGTGGGGAAAAACAAACCACATCTACTGGTACCCAAGATACTCAGGGTCCAGGAACATCCACTGCCACTGGTCACTCTGCCACAAGTGCTCCTAAACTTAGATACGATGGTGCCAAATG TTGGCACCCACCTAAGCCTGGCTTGAAGCGCATTTCTCAGGTTTTTAAGGAAAATTACAACAAGTCttggctgagttttgatgaggcAGATGATGATACTCGAAAAATATGGTGGACAGAATGGAGG aaatgctTTGACATTCTTGATACGGAAGAGGATGACATCTATCAAGCTTGGAGGTTTAGGGCAGCCAAGCGCCTATGA
- the LOC107641901 gene encoding uncharacterized protein LOC107641901, giving the protein MDEFFEHTHTRKEDRTQWVDEHSRMAKAEQKRQAAIEAGVTDPPPVSEESIWIETVGGKRRGRVYGMGEVRNSSMVRPRVDGPTTTTSTDVLDLREQIIILNREVEQHAAKYRELEDRYQREKREWQQTVESLREDLNTSNSQMDQFSHQLSSLIEYVRAMGPSSSGSRVPPPPPFTFPSSQKSAAPRRKLPPILQPLGQSQGAHMEDNSDDLDDSDEDYLDEYE; this is encoded by the exons ATGGATGAGTTTTTTGAGCACACCCATACTCGCAAAGAGGATAGGACTCAATGGGTTGATGAACACTCCCGAATGGCAAAG GCTGAGCAAAAGCGACAGGCTGCTATAGAGGCTGGTGTAACTGATCCACCGCCTGTCTCTGAGGAAAGCATATGGATTGAGACAGTGGGTGGAAAACGAAGAGGTAGGGTATATGGCATGGGTGAGGTAAGGAACTCTTCTATGGTGCGACCTCGGGTTGATGGGCCAACCACGACCACCAGCACTGATGTTTTGGATCTTAGAGAACAAATTATAATACTCAATAGGGAAGTTGAACAACATGCCGCTAAATATAGAGAGCTTGAAGACCGCTATCAAAGGGAGAAAAGAGAGTGGCAACAGACGGTTGAATCCTTGCGTGAGGATCTCAACACCAGTAACTCACAGATGGATCAGTTTAGTCATCAACTTAGCAGCTTGATTGAGTATGTGAGGGCCATGGGTCCTAGTAGTTCTGGATCACGTGTCCCTCCACCTCCTCCTTTTACTTTTCCAAGCTCCCAGAAAAGCGCAGCCCCAAGAAGAAAACTCCCACCTATCTTGCAGCCCCTAGGACAGTCACAGGGCGCTCATATGGAGGATAATTCTGACGATCTCGATGACTCAGATGAGGACTATTTAGATGAGTACGAGTAG